TACCGATTCCTACATCAATTAGCAAACCATCTTTTTCTGTATATAGAAAATAGCAGTTTCCACTACTACCACTGCCAAATGAAATGAATTTCAACATCTATTTTTCGTTTTAATTGCAAAGGTACAAAAGAGTTAGGAGTTAGATATGCAAATCAATGAAAATTAACCTTTTTACACAGCCTTAACAAGCATCTTTACACATCTATCAATATGATGTTAGAAAGGCAATCCTACTGCAAAATGAAAAGCCATATCACGTCCTAAACGTGGATGAAGGAAAGGATAGTGTTCATCACCATCTGTTTCATATGCAGGATTAATAGCTTTCATTCCAAGATCAAAACGTAAAACAAAATAATCGAAATTAAAACGGAAGCCTAAACCATATCCGACTGCAAGTTGAGAAATGAACTCATTAAGACGAAACTGGCCTCCCGGTTGTTCTTTATAATCACGAAGTGTCCATATATTTCCTGCATCTATAAAAAAAGCGCCTCCTAATTTCCAGAACAAATGAGTACGATACTCGGCGTTAAGATCAAGTTTCATATCACCTGTCTGATTTATAAAATTAATACGGCCATCATGTTCTTTGAACTTACCAGGTCCCAATGATCTTACACTCCATCCACGTACACTATTTGCGCCTCCTGAAAAATATCGTTTCTCAAATGGTAACACATCGCTATTTCCATACGGATATGCTATACCGAGGCCAAGGTGAAATACTAAATGGTTATGATTGTCCAATCTTAACGAATGGGTCAAATCCATATCACCCTTTATGTATTGAGCAAATGCTATGTTGAAAAGACGATATTGCCCACGATCATCTTTTTCTTTTCCCAATAATGCAGCCCCAACAGAAAGTACGTTTCCAGAAGTCTCTATATTCGTTTTTACTGCAAGATTATTGTGATTATAAGCATAACCGAACCCAATCTTTGTAATAAACAAATCCTCATAGTTGTAACGAAGAATCGCATTTCTTGAATTTTCACTTTCTAAGTACTCATGTCGGAAAGTATCTGAAATCCAAGGCATAAACACATAGTTCAAATCGAGCAAATCCAACTGATACCGATCATGCCTATGCATGAAATTCCATTTATATCGCCAACCAGCAGAGAGTACTCGGCGATGGAATTCAGGACGGTCCTGCATATCATACAAAAGAGATAATTCACTTGTGGCTAATGCTTTATGTCTTATACTATGATAAAACCAAGGCAGAACAAATCTTGGAAACGCTAAGCGAGTCTCAATAGAATACTCTGTAAAGTCTTGTTTGTTATATCCCTCTAACCCCTTAATTGCTTCATAAGCACCACGCAATTCAACACTAAACACTTCACTTCCTCTGAAGAGATTTCTATTTTGATAAGTGAGCGAGGCAGCTGCGCCGAAATCACCTGCAGTATTGGTTCCTTCCGGCTGAAAACTGATAGTTGATGGTTTGTTCGTCTGTAGCGTTATATTACAGTCCAGCAAATTTGTATCTGGATGTTGAACAATGGAGATATTGGTATATTTTACGGCCTGCAAACGCCCAAAATGATTATATGTATGCTGAAGGTTTGTACCAGAATATGTTTTTCCCTCTTCTAAATGCGTACATTCTTCCAGCACATGCCTACGCAAATGCAAGCGATTGTCATTTGGGTCTCCACTAACAAAGCTAATCTTATCTATAGTATATTTGGTATGCAAAGTATCGGCATAGTTGTTACGCTTATAAAGTCCAATATTCAGCGTAACATC
The sequence above is a segment of the Prevotella sp. E9-3 genome. Coding sequences within it:
- a CDS encoding BamA/TamA family outer membrane protein, with the translated sequence MRKHKLVQMFLLSMAISFSSCSITRYVPEGNYLLDNVRLDVEGEEEVNLSISQLRGLVRQNPNARFFSLFKMPLATYSLSGRDSTQWLNRMLRSIGEPPVVFDSIHAVRTALDLKQELRNEGYMRAEVSFDVDYHRKKADVMYHLKPGLPYFINNVKYRVDDPELATLLKHTADSTRRLLTEGMKFDVSRLDAERKRLTSLMNDNGYYRFHKEYITYEADTVEGSRMIDVTLNIGLYKRNNYADTLHTKYTIDKISFVSGDPNDNRLHLRRHVLEECTHLEEGKTYSGTNLQHTYNHFGRLQAVKYTNISIVQHPDTNLLDCNITLQTNKPSTISFQPEGTNTAGDFGAAASLTYQNRNLFRGSEVFSVELRGAYEAIKGLEGYNKQDFTEYSIETRLAFPRFVLPWFYHSIRHKALATSELSLLYDMQDRPEFHRRVLSAGWRYKWNFMHRHDRYQLDLLDLNYVFMPWISDTFRHEYLESENSRNAILRYNYEDLFITKIGFGYAYNHNNLAVKTNIETSGNVLSVGAALLGKEKDDRGQYRLFNIAFAQYIKGDMDLTHSLRLDNHNHLVFHLGLGIAYPYGNSDVLPFEKRYFSGGANSVRGWSVRSLGPGKFKEHDGRINFINQTGDMKLDLNAEYRTHLFWKLGGAFFIDAGNIWTLRDYKEQPGGQFRLNEFISQLAVGYGLGFRFNFDYFVLRFDLGMKAINPAYETDGDEHYPFLHPRLGRDMAFHFAVGLPF